A window of Fragaria vesca subsp. vesca linkage group LG7, FraVesHawaii_1.0, whole genome shotgun sequence contains these coding sequences:
- the LOC101304144 gene encoding uncharacterized protein LOC101304144 has protein sequence MGIVPSNLLPSWLAVLLSEKFFNACIIHEEERKNEKNIYCLDCCISLCPHCFDPHQSHRLLKIRRYVYQDVVKLSDAAKLIDCALVQSYTSNGAKVVFLNQRQLPKNYRSHGKVCITCDRNLQDAYLYCSLSCKIDHVIQTEGGLSQYLRECNSMAPPDPNSDDGLRTPNSVLEPAGSATSVRTSSGSGGYGELGCMSLACTATTEIVRKKRSSLLRAACRPVISPVLEISAGRKKGTPHRAPLH, from the exons ATGGGG ATTGTCCCTTCAAATCTTCTACCTTCCTGGCTTGCCGTTCTGCTCTCTGAGAAGTTCTTCAACGCTTGCATAATTCATGAGGAGGAGAGGAAGAACGAGAAGAACATTTACTGCTTGGATTGTTGCATCAGTTTATGCCCTCACTGTTTCGACCCTCACCAATCTCATAGACTCTTAAAG ATAAGAAGATATGTTTACCAAGATGTTGTAAAGCTAAGTGATGCTGCCAAGTTGATCGACTGTGCTTTGGTTCAA TCATACACATCCAACGGTGCAAAGGTGGTGTTTCTAAACCAGAGGCAACTGCCAAAGAATTACAGAAGCCACGGCAAAGTGTGTATTACCTGTGACAGAAACCTGCAAGACGCTTATCTCTATTGCTCACTATCCTGCAAG ATTGATCACGTTATACAAACAGAAGGTGGTCTGTCGCAGTATCTTCGTGAGTGCAATTCCATGGCTCCACCGGACCCTAATTCAGACGACGGTTTGCGGACTCCCAACTCGGTTCTTGAACCGGCCGGTTCGGCGACGTCAGTCCGAACCTCCTCCGGTTCTGGAGGCTACGGCGAATTGGGTTGCATGTCCTTGGCATGTACAGCTACGACAGAGATTGTGAGGAAAAAGAGAAGCAGCTTATTAAGGGCGGCATGCCGGCCGGTTATTTCACCGGTGTTGGAAATCTCAGCCGGCCGGAAAAAGGGTACTCCTCACCGGGCTCCGCTTCATTAA
- the LOC101301815 gene encoding uncharacterized protein LOC101301815 yields the protein MLEMDGSSKAPPISEMFSKFALAFKAKTFEFFAEEEEDPDSLSLLDSAEEIITDQKVVVIKPDGAATPTSPELPITPTKPDLGETQVPKQELSTVTRSLSKTQIRPINIPMTQTLISSVFATVSSFEASYLQLQTSHVPFVEENVTSADRALVSHLQRLSELKQFFREFCGGSDFGSGFGVGSCLEAQVQENQSKLRTLGTMSNRLQTEIDHKDNEVVALRKKLGEIQKSNFRLSQRLSSTLKSSACEVLLSVRVFDSVLHDACRLTHRFTKILISLMGKAGWDLDLAANLVHPDVGYAKNAHNRYAFLSYVCLGMFKGFYSKGFGLVEDEVLCNGHESELDKSSVPLKQLLEHVSSNPMELLSRNKNCEFSRFCESKYQEIIHPTMESSMFSNFDRNAVVLSKWRSLNVFYESFVNMASSIWTLHKLAFCFDPVVEIFQVERDAEFSMVYMEDVTRRLSLPSKTREKVGFTVVPGFKIGRTIIQSQVYLSGLKCTE from the coding sequence ATGCTGGAAATGGATGGCTCTTCCAAAGCTCCCCCAATTTCTGAAATGTTCTCCAAATTCGCTCTCGCCTTCAAAGCCAAAACCTTTGAGTTCTTCGCAGAAGAGGAAGAAGACCCAGACAGCTTATCTCTGCTCGACTCCGCAGAAGAAATCATCACCGACCAGAAAGTCGTCGTCATCAAACCCGACGGAGCAGCCACTCCCACCTCGCCGGAGCTCCCAATAACTCCGACGAAGCCCGACTTGGGCGAGACCCAGGTCCCAAAACAAGAGCTTTCCACTGTTACAAGGTCTCTGAGCAAAACCCAGATCAGACCCATCAATATTCCGATGACGCAGACTCTGATTTCGTCGGTCTTCGCCACCGTCTCGTCTTTCGAAGCTTCCTACCTTCAGTTGCAGACTTCACACGTTCCCTTTGTGGAAGAGAACGTGACGTCAGCGGACCGGGCTCTGGTGTCTCACCTTCAGAGGCTCTCGGAATTGAAGCAGTTTTTCAGGGAATTTTGTGGAGGTTCGGATTTCGGGTCGGGTTTTGGAGTAGGGTCTTGCTTGGAGGCCCAGGTGCAAGAGAATCAGAGCAAGCTCCGGACTTTGGGGACCATGTCAAATAGGTTGCAGACAGAGATTGATCACAAAGACAATGAAGTTGTGGCCCTGAGGAAAAAGCTGGGTGAGATTCAGAAATCTAACTTTAGACTATCTCAGAGATTATCTAGTACTTTGAAGTCTTCAGCTTGTGAGGTTTTGTTGTCAGTTAGAGTATTTGATTCTGTTCTGCATGATGCTTGTAGATTAACACATAGATTTACTAAGATTTTGATAAGTTTGATGGGGAAAGCTGGGTGGGATTTGGATTTGGCTGCCAATTTGGTTCATCCTGATGTTGGTTATGCGAAAAATGCTCACAATCGATATGCTTTTTTGTCATATGTTTGTTTGGGAATGTTCAAAGGGTTTTATTCGAAGGGTTTTGGTTTAGTTGAGGATGAGGTTTTGTGTAACGGCCATGAGTCTGAATTGGATAAGAGCAGCGTTCCTTTGAAGCAGCTGCTTGAGCATGTGTCGAGCAATCCCATGGAGTTGTTGAGTAGGAACAAGAATTGTGAGTTTTCGAGATTTTGTGAGAGCAAGTATCAAGAGATCATTCACCCCACAATGGAATCTTCAATGTTTAGTAATTTTGATCGGAATGCGGTTGTCCTGAGTAAATGGAGGTCGTTGAACGTCTTCTATGAATCATTTGTTAACATGGCTAGCTCGATATGGACGTTACACAAGTTGGCCTTTTGCTTCGATCCTGTGGTGGAGATATTCCAAGTGGAAAGAGATGCAGAATTTTCTATGGTATATATGGAAGATGTGACTAGGAGATTGTCATTGCCTAGTAAAACCAGGGAAAAAGTTGGCTTCACAGTGGTTCCAGGTTTCAAAATTGGAAGGACGATAATTCAGTCTCAGGTTTACCTAAGTGGCTTGAAATGTACAGAGTAG
- the LOC101302107 gene encoding uncharacterized protein LOC101302107 isoform 1, giving the protein MKPKSKGQSSNSTDQSLGKHDTDSCYDFTKLKEALHLAHNSLINNFAVDNSIAMQNKSTASCVYDFSKVAEALAMMDKEALSALSFSQMKKEFSKSIKKDSDNKEVGVDDLGLGQRLVIGRGRISRTKKKRDDELLKVKKAEHKTILKEMKTKRWKDTFLLTLKSLKKCS; this is encoded by the coding sequence ATGAAGCCAAAATCGAAAGGTCAGTCGAGTAATAGTACTGATCAATCCCTAGGGAAGCATGATACTGATTCCTGCTATGATTTCACCAAGTTGAAAGAGGCGCTACATCTAGCACACAACTCTCTCATCAACAATTTTGCAGTTGATAACTCCATTGCTATGCAGAATAAGAGTACCGCATCATGCGTTTATGACTTCAGCAAGGTGGCCGAGGCACTGGCTATGATGGATAAAGAGGCTTTATCTGCTCTTTCATTCAGTCAAATGAAAAAAGAGTTCTCAAAATCAATCAAGAAAGATAGTGACAATAAGGAAGTGGGTGTAGATGATCTTGGACTAGGTCAGAGGCTCGTGATTGGAAGGGGGCGCATCTCAAGAACCAAGAAGAAGAGAGATGATGAGCTTCTTAAGGTCAAGAAAGCAGAACATAAAACGATTCTTAAGGAGATGAAGACGAAGAGATGGAAAGACACGTTTCTCTTAACTCTGAAATCACTAAAGAAGTGCAGCTAA